The following coding sequences lie in one Syngnathus scovelli strain Florida chromosome 1, RoL_Ssco_1.2, whole genome shotgun sequence genomic window:
- the shisa3 gene encoding protein shisa-3 homolog isoform X2, with product MVRLVSCLLLGYLTWNLRISDAQGEYCHGWLDANGNYHDGFQCPEDFDTADATVCCGSCALRYCCAAADARLEQDGCTNDRPTTDNTEYAAQPVYMPFLMVGSMFVAFVVVGSLVAVYCCTCLRPKQPAQQPMRFSLRSCQGETIPMILTAAPPSLRAPSRQSSTATTSSSSAGGGSSMRRFSIGGQQQHSCLVSASISTPASTPTQTHQTLPPPLPPPYMSPPASGGLQHAHAQLPLQQSSQGTAFLLPQQYFFPMQPDAFASAKGFADFGQS from the exons ATGGTGCGGCTGGTTAGCTGCCTCCTGCTCGGATACCTCACGTGGAATCTGCGGATCTCGGACGCGCAGGGGGAGTACTGCCACGGCTGGCTGGACGCCAACGGCAACTACCACGACGGCTTTCAGTGTCCGGAGGACTTTGACACGGCCGACGCCACCGTGTGCTGCGGTTCGTGCGCGCTGCGCTACTGCTGCGCCGCTGCAGACGCGCGCCTTGAGCAAGACGGTTGCACGAACGACCGGCCGACCACCGACAACACCGAGTATGCGGCAC AGCCTGTCTACATGCCCTTCCTCATGGTGGGCAGCATGTTCGTGGCTTTCGTGGTGGTGGGCTCCCTGGTGGCCGTCTACTGCTGCACCTGCCTGCGACCCAAGCAGCCCGCTCAGCAGCCCATGCGCTTCTCGCTGCGCAGTTGCCAGGGCGAGACTATCCCCATGATTCTGACGGCGGCGCCGCCCAGCCTCCGCGCCCCGTCGAGGCAGTCCAGCACGGCCACCACCAGCTCCAGTTCGGCGGGGGGCGGGAGCTCCATGCGGAGGTTCTCTATAGGGGGGCAACAGCAGCACAGTTGCCTGGTGTCAGCCTCCATCTCCACCCCGGCTTCTACTCCCACTCAAACCCATCAGACTTTGCCCCCACCTTTGCCACCACCCTACATGTCCCCTCCGGCGTCAGGAGGTTTACAGCATGCTCACGCGCAGCTGCCCCTCCAGCAGTCCTCGCAGGGCACTGCCTTTCTCCTGCCTCAGCAGTACTTCTTCCCCATGCAGCCCGATGCGTTTGCTTCGGCTAAGGGATTTGCAGACTTTGGCCAGAGTTGA
- the shisa3 gene encoding protein shisa-3 homolog isoform X1, translating into MKSLSEFRSPPSSSPPLTSSAAAAASSPGWCGWLAASCSDTSRGICGSRTRRGSTATAGWTPTATTTTAFSVRRTLTRPTPPCAAVRARCATAAPLQTRALSKTVARTTGRPPTTPKPVYMPFLMVGSMFVAFVVVGSLVAVYCCTCLRPKQPAQQPMRFSLRSCQGETIPMILTAAPPSLRAPSRQSSTATTSSSSAGGGSSMRRFSIGGQQQHSCLVSASISTPASTPTQTHQTLPPPLPPPYMSPPASGGLQHAHAQLPLQQSSQGTAFLLPQQYFFPMQPDAFASAKGFADFGQS; encoded by the exons ATGAAAAGTTTGTCGGAGTTTCGCagcccaccatcatcatcaccaccattaacttcatcagcagcagcagcagcctcctCGCCGGGATGGTGCGGCTGGTTAGCTGCCTCCTGCTCGGATACCTCACGTGGAATCTGCGGATCTCGGACGCGCAGGGGGAGTACTGCCACGGCTGGCTGGACGCCAACGGCAACTACCACGACGGCTTTCAGTGTCCGGAGGACTTTGACACGGCCGACGCCACCGTGTGCTGCGGTTCGTGCGCGCTGCGCTACTGCTGCGCCGCTGCAGACGCGCGCCTTGAGCAAGACGGTTGCACGAACGACCGGCCGACCACCGACAACACCGA AGCCTGTCTACATGCCCTTCCTCATGGTGGGCAGCATGTTCGTGGCTTTCGTGGTGGTGGGCTCCCTGGTGGCCGTCTACTGCTGCACCTGCCTGCGACCCAAGCAGCCCGCTCAGCAGCCCATGCGCTTCTCGCTGCGCAGTTGCCAGGGCGAGACTATCCCCATGATTCTGACGGCGGCGCCGCCCAGCCTCCGCGCCCCGTCGAGGCAGTCCAGCACGGCCACCACCAGCTCCAGTTCGGCGGGGGGCGGGAGCTCCATGCGGAGGTTCTCTATAGGGGGGCAACAGCAGCACAGTTGCCTGGTGTCAGCCTCCATCTCCACCCCGGCTTCTACTCCCACTCAAACCCATCAGACTTTGCCCCCACCTTTGCCACCACCCTACATGTCCCCTCCGGCGTCAGGAGGTTTACAGCATGCTCACGCGCAGCTGCCCCTCCAGCAGTCCTCGCAGGGCACTGCCTTTCTCCTGCCTCAGCAGTACTTCTTCCCCATGCAGCCCGATGCGTTTGCTTCGGCTAAGGGATTTGCAGACTTTGGCCAGAGTTGA
- the LOC125988417 gene encoding BEN domain-containing protein 4 isoform X1, which translates to MEEEMQHTEEGPSDAKMRRGGPARSLRCKSRLDRSASIEPSLFTDARQFTFHPSQHLPFPTQYQPNHHQRFPGEGRPSCGVPTSTSVDAAGGVALGTQQRRAILGRAESSLSAGRLKQESPDCTFGITSENRLILDAFAKECSRVLSLLNNGRLLEPSPSLQSSIKTEESCTTSHCAKPEENSSSSSTEPEEEAQQSHLVQQQTSAVLRIFTDSLHSYLLSGQQQEPRVVAGLDEERCHSAEPGSEVSPLRRTLVGWGSPTPSDSYGHPSSTLPEEEDEEENCCPRCLELEQEVLSLQQENEELRNKLESVPVPCQNVLDYFKNVVEFHNQMVLPIPEETLTEEEEQQSVFEDRFSSIQGSKQLLESYPLFITNKQWDEAVNSSKKDGRRLLRYLIRFVFTTDELKFSCGLGKRKRSVHLREPGQERRPLNPVKVSCLREFIRMHCASNPDWWMPSEEQINKVFSDAVGHARQGRAVGTFLGGGGGAGGVLYLDSFDGHLSQDELYLKGCHNGQLD; encoded by the exons ATGGAGGAGGAGATGCAGCACACCGAGGAAGGCCCCTCCGACGCCAAGATGAGACGCGGTGGCCCCGCCAGGAGCCTCCGCTGCAAGTCGCGCCTCGACCGCTCCGCTTCGATCGAGCCTTCGCTGTTCACTGACGCTCGACAGTTCACATTCCACCCCAGCCAGCATTTGCCTTTCCCGACGCAGTATCAACCAAACCACCACCAGAGATTCCCCGGCGAGGGCAGGCCCAGCTGCGGGGTCCCGACATCTACCTCCGTAGACGCAGCGGGCGGCGTCGCTCTCGGTACCCAGCAGCGGCGCGCCATCCTCGGCAGAGCAGAGTCCTCACTCTCCGCTGGACGACTCAAGCAAGAATCTCCAGACTGCACGTTTGGGATCACTTCAG AGAACCGACTCATCTTGGACGCCTTCGCCAAGGAGTGCAGTCGAGTCCTCAGCCTCCTCAATAACGGGCGGCTGCTAGAACCCTCGCCGTCCCTCCAGTCCAGCATCAAGACGGAGGAGAGTTGCACCACCAGTCATTGCGCCAAGCCCGAGGAGAACTCCTCCTCATCGTCCACAGAGCCAGAAGAGGAAGCTCAACAAAGTCACTTGGTCCAACAACAGACCTCCGCAGTTCTGCGCATCTTCACAGACTCACTGCACAGCTATCTGCTCTCCGGGCAGCAGCAAGAACCTCGTGTGGTTGCAGGCTTGGACGAGGAGCGGTGCCACTCTGCGGAGCCCGGTTCCGAAGTCTCGCCCCTGAGACGCACACTGGTGGGCTGGGGCTCGCCGACGCCGTCCGACTCGTACGGCCACCCTTCGTCCACGCTGCcggaagaggaggatgaggaggaaaacTGTTGCCCGCGTTGCCTGGAGCTGGAGCAGGAAGTGCTTTCACTGCAGCAGGAGAATGAGGAGCTCCGCAACAAGCTGGAAAGTGTCCCAG TTCCTTGTCAAAATGTTCTCGACTACTTCAAGAATGTCGTTGAGTTCCACAACCAAATGGTGCTGCCGATTCCAGAGGAGACGCTCACTGAG GAAGAAGAACAGCAGTCAGTCTTTGAG GATAGATTCTCCTCAATCCAGGGAAGCAAGCAACTCCTGGAGAGCTACCCTCTCTTCATCACCAATAAGCAGTGGGACGAGGCGGTCAATTCATCCAAGAAAGATGGCCGGCGGCTGCTGCGCTACCTGATCCGCTTCGTCTTCACCACCGACGAGCTTAAGTTTTCGTGCGGCCTGGGCAAACGGAAGCGCTCAGTCCACTTGAGGGAACCGGGCCAAGAGAGGCGACCGCTCAATCCCGTCAAAGTCAGCTGCCTAAGAG AGTTCATCCGAATGCACTGTGCCTCCAACCCAGATTGGTGGATGCCCTCTGAAGAACAGATCAATAAAGTTTTCAGCGATGCCGTAGGCCACGCTCGACAGGGCCGCGCTGTGGGCACCTTCCTGGGGGGCGGAGGAGGTGCCGGCGGTGTGCTCTACCTGGACAGCTTTGACGGACACTTGTCTCAGGACGAGCTCTATTTGAAAGGCTGTCACAACGGCCAGTTGGACTGA
- the LOC125988417 gene encoding BEN domain-containing protein 4 isoform X2, with protein sequence MEEEMQHTEEGPSDAKMRRGGPARSLRCKSRLDRSASIEPSLFTDARQFTFHPSQHLPFPTQYQPNHHQRFPGEGRPSCGVPTSTSVDAAGGVALGTQQRRAILGRAESSLSAGRLKQESPDCTFGITSENRLILDAFAKECSRVLSLLNNGRLLEPSPSLQSSIKTEESCTTSHCAKPEENSSSSSTEPEEEAQQSHLVQQQTSAVLRIFTDSLHSYLLSGQQQEPRVVAGLDEERCHSAEPGSEVSPLRRTLVGWGSPTPSDSYGHPSSTLPEEEDEEENCCPRCLELEQEVLSLQQENEELRNKLESVPVPCQNVLDYFKNVVEFHNQMVLPIPEETLTEEEEQQSVFEGSKQLLESYPLFITNKQWDEAVNSSKKDGRRLLRYLIRFVFTTDELKFSCGLGKRKRSVHLREPGQERRPLNPVKVSCLREFIRMHCASNPDWWMPSEEQINKVFSDAVGHARQGRAVGTFLGGGGGAGGVLYLDSFDGHLSQDELYLKGCHNGQLD encoded by the exons ATGGAGGAGGAGATGCAGCACACCGAGGAAGGCCCCTCCGACGCCAAGATGAGACGCGGTGGCCCCGCCAGGAGCCTCCGCTGCAAGTCGCGCCTCGACCGCTCCGCTTCGATCGAGCCTTCGCTGTTCACTGACGCTCGACAGTTCACATTCCACCCCAGCCAGCATTTGCCTTTCCCGACGCAGTATCAACCAAACCACCACCAGAGATTCCCCGGCGAGGGCAGGCCCAGCTGCGGGGTCCCGACATCTACCTCCGTAGACGCAGCGGGCGGCGTCGCTCTCGGTACCCAGCAGCGGCGCGCCATCCTCGGCAGAGCAGAGTCCTCACTCTCCGCTGGACGACTCAAGCAAGAATCTCCAGACTGCACGTTTGGGATCACTTCAG AGAACCGACTCATCTTGGACGCCTTCGCCAAGGAGTGCAGTCGAGTCCTCAGCCTCCTCAATAACGGGCGGCTGCTAGAACCCTCGCCGTCCCTCCAGTCCAGCATCAAGACGGAGGAGAGTTGCACCACCAGTCATTGCGCCAAGCCCGAGGAGAACTCCTCCTCATCGTCCACAGAGCCAGAAGAGGAAGCTCAACAAAGTCACTTGGTCCAACAACAGACCTCCGCAGTTCTGCGCATCTTCACAGACTCACTGCACAGCTATCTGCTCTCCGGGCAGCAGCAAGAACCTCGTGTGGTTGCAGGCTTGGACGAGGAGCGGTGCCACTCTGCGGAGCCCGGTTCCGAAGTCTCGCCCCTGAGACGCACACTGGTGGGCTGGGGCTCGCCGACGCCGTCCGACTCGTACGGCCACCCTTCGTCCACGCTGCcggaagaggaggatgaggaggaaaacTGTTGCCCGCGTTGCCTGGAGCTGGAGCAGGAAGTGCTTTCACTGCAGCAGGAGAATGAGGAGCTCCGCAACAAGCTGGAAAGTGTCCCAG TTCCTTGTCAAAATGTTCTCGACTACTTCAAGAATGTCGTTGAGTTCCACAACCAAATGGTGCTGCCGATTCCAGAGGAGACGCTCACTGAG GAAGAAGAACAGCAGTCAGTCTTTGAG GGAAGCAAGCAACTCCTGGAGAGCTACCCTCTCTTCATCACCAATAAGCAGTGGGACGAGGCGGTCAATTCATCCAAGAAAGATGGCCGGCGGCTGCTGCGCTACCTGATCCGCTTCGTCTTCACCACCGACGAGCTTAAGTTTTCGTGCGGCCTGGGCAAACGGAAGCGCTCAGTCCACTTGAGGGAACCGGGCCAAGAGAGGCGACCGCTCAATCCCGTCAAAGTCAGCTGCCTAAGAG AGTTCATCCGAATGCACTGTGCCTCCAACCCAGATTGGTGGATGCCCTCTGAAGAACAGATCAATAAAGTTTTCAGCGATGCCGTAGGCCACGCTCGACAGGGCCGCGCTGTGGGCACCTTCCTGGGGGGCGGAGGAGGTGCCGGCGGTGTGCTCTACCTGGACAGCTTTGACGGACACTTGTCTCAGGACGAGCTCTATTTGAAAGGCTGTCACAACGGCCAGTTGGACTGA